A part of Rhinoderma darwinii isolate aRhiDar2 chromosome 1, aRhiDar2.hap1, whole genome shotgun sequence genomic DNA contains:
- the LOC142661211 gene encoding uncharacterized protein LOC142661211 produces the protein MTVCAAYGCKNRLSKGCGKHFFRFPMKNPEYLAKWLAVIRRDKWKPSIYSRLCSDHFTEEDYMLRPGASYPYLRLDAVPSIINGVRVKKPPGKKPVKKKDGGAPSVNVAQKPQSAAGLLTAQATMSVEHSYSAVSSNKENLRTSKVDPILVNLRLKRNSLQKQVLRQKARITSMKKMILQLRSNMLGTDPVHLVAKHFSGLTLEMFKHQVQKNKKPKESQFSKDIKGFAVTLYYYSPVAYELCQSVLSLPDLDTLRKWMPSVVENTQTDTIMGTVTAT, from the exons ATGACTGTCTGTGCTGCATATGGCTGTAAAAATCGTTTGTCAAAGGGATGCGGAAAACATTTTTTCAG GTTTCCAATGAAAAATCCAGAATATCTCGCCAAATGGCTAGCAGTCATTCGACGTGACAAGTGGAAGCCTTCAATTTACAGCAGACTATGCAGTGACCACTTCACAGAAGAAGACTACATGCTGCGGCCTGGAGCCTCCTACCCTTACCTGCGCCTGGATGCTGTGCCTTCTATTATCAATGGCGTCCGTGTTAAAAAACCGCCTGgtaagaaacctgtaaaaaagAAAGATGGTGGCGCACCGTCAGTAAACGTGGCTCAAAAACCACAGTCAGCTGCTGGACTACTTACAGCACAAGCTACTATGTCTGTGGAGCACTCCTATTCAGCCGTCTCCAGTAATAAGGAGAACCTCCGTACCTCAAAAGTAGATCCCATCCTTGTTAACTTGAGACTGAAAAGGAACTCTCTACAGAAACAAGTTCTGAGGCAGAAGGCCAGGATAACCAGCATGAAGAAGATGATCCTGCAGCTGAGAAGTAACATGCTGGGGACTGACCCTGTCCATCTTGTGGCCAAACACTTCAGCGGGTTAACATTAGAAATGTTCAAACATCAAGTGCAGAAGAACAAGAAACCCAAAGAAAGCCAATTCTCCAAAGATATCAAAGGATTTGCTGTAACTCTGTATTATTATTCCCCAGTGGCTTATGAACTCTGCCAATCGGTGCTATCCTTACCAGATCTGGACACTTTGAGAAAATGGATGCCATCTGTGGTGGAGAACACGCAGACTGATACTATAATGGGCACAGTGACCGCTACTTAA